The Niabella beijingensis genomic interval ACAGTGTGTGATATTGTTTGCCCTGTGAATGATTAAAAAATGATAAAACAATACATATGAAACTACAATGGATTCTTGGAATCGTTGCAACGGCTTGTTGTACTATGGCGGGGAAGGCGCAGCAAAAAGATATCTCCGGAACCTGGTTGGGGACACTGATCCTGAAAGAGCAAAAATTAAGAATTGTAATTCATCTTAAAAATAATAACGGCGTATATAGTGGCTCTTTTGATAGTCCGGACGAAAAGAAGGTCAAGGTAAATGCAGCACCAGGCGACTTAACTGCGAACCTGCCTGACTCCGTAACGGCTACTATTAAAAACATCCCTTTCGATTCCGTGATTATAAAGAAGGGTATATTGTCGCTTTTTGGTTTCCAGCTGCCGCAGCCTTTATACGTGGGGGTTATGGAAACGGATTCAACCCTTAAAGGAAGATGGGGCGTTGCTCCTGATACTTTCCGGCTGGATATGAAACGTGTTCATTCCAAATGGGAATTAGGGTATGTACCTGCATCTGTCCGTCATATAAAATGGGCACAATGGCGGGTGTTTGATGTAATGAACAATAACGTTACTGGATTGAACCACTTTTTTTCGTTGAATCAATGGAGTAACAAGAACCCTGCTCCCGGTTCCGTTGATATAAGAATGGTTCTCCAGTGTTTTTTGCCGGTATTGCCTGCGCTGCCGCAGGAACGGACAGACCGTCGAAATACCACAGCCTCGTAATGTAAAACGCTGCCTAAACATAAAAGTTATTTCAATGAGTATTTTAAGGACCAACAACCTCGCCCATAAGTATACCAGTACATGGGCGATAAGAGATATTGATATTACTATCGAAGATACCGGGATTATCGGCCTGCTGGGATCCAATGGTGCCGGTAAGTCTACCACGATGAATATTATTTGCGGAGTGTTGAATCAAACGGAAGGTGAGGTCTATATCAATGATATTGACCTGAGAAAAGAGCCGGAAAATGCCAAAAAGGAAATTGGTTTTTTACCCCAGACACCACCATTGTATACCGACCTTACTATTGATGAATATCTGACCTATAGCGCGCAACTCCGTTTAATGGAGAAGAACAAGATCCGGCCGGCAGTTGAAGAAGTAAAAGAGCGATGCGGTATTGCGCATTTTAGTTCCAGACTGATCAAAAATCTTTCGGGGGGATACCGCCAACGGGTGGGAATTGCACAGGCGATCATCCACAAACCGAAGCTGGTGGTAATGGACGAACCAACGAACGGGCTCGATCCTAACCAGTTGATAGAGGCGCGGAAACTGATAAAGGAGATCGCCCGGGAACATACGGTGCTGTTGTCGTCGCATATTCTTTCTGAGATCAGCATTCTTTGCCGGGATATTATTATGATAGAGGCCGGGCGTATTGTATTTGCCGACAGTATGGATGCATTCAATAATTATGTACAGGAAAAGGCAATACTGATGCGCCTGGAGCATATGCCACCCCGTGAAGAAGTGTTGAAAATACCAGGAGTAACACAAATAGAGTTTGTAACCGATAAGCAAATAAAAGTACATTTTGACGGCCTGCAGGAAGAAGTTACCGAAGCGTTGATAACGGCTTCGGTGGCTGGCGGCTGGCGGCTGAAAGAGATCAGCATAGATAAAGGGTTGCTGGATGAGGTCTTTAAACAGCTATCCGGTCAGGCATCGCTGTAAGACATAGCAGGCATATCTGTAATCGTTTTCTTTATTCCTAAAATCGGATCGACATTATATTTCAAATGAAACTGATCGTTAACATAGCAAAAAATGAACTCCGCAACCTGGTTTTTTCACCGGTGGCATGGTTCCTGGCTATTACCTTCCTGGTCATGTGCGGCTTTTTTTATACCGCAATTATGTATCCCTCGGCCAAGCAGGCTTTTTTTATGCTGAATAATATGCCCAAATGGACAGAGGCAGGTACGGTGTCGATGACAGTAGCAGTATTTCAAAGTTTCTTTTTCGGCATCCTGCCTCATATTTATCTTTTTATTCCGTTGCTTACGATGGGGATCATCAACCGGGAAGTGAACAATGGTACCATCAAATTACTATATGCTGCCCCGGTTACCTTATGGCAGATTGTATGGGGCAAATACCTTGCCCTGATGGTTTTTAACCTCCTTTTTATACTGATTATAGGGATCTTTGTCATCTCAGGTTTTTCCGACATCCGGTCCCTGGATTATCCTCCATTGCTTGCTGCTCTTTCAGGATACTACCTGCTGCTGTGTGCCTTAACGGCAATCGGGTTTTTTATGTCAAGTCTTACAACGCATCAGGTTGTAGCAGCGATCGCCAGCTTTACCGTGCTTTTTATTCTCTCCAGAATAGGAATGTTGTGGCAGCAGTATGAACTGGTAAGAGACCTTACCTGGTTTCTGTCCATAAACAACCGTATCGAATGGATGTTAAAAGGGCTGATACGGAGTAAGGATGTGATGTATTACCTGGTGATCATTTTCATGTTTGTAGGATTTACGCTGTTGAAGCTCAGCGCGGGAAGAGGAGCCCGTCCCTGGTATGTTAAAGCAAGCCGTTATCTGGTTGTTGTTGTGGCCGGTCTGCTGATAGGCTACACTGCGTCCCGGCCTCGGTTTATGGGCTATTGGGATCTGACGGCAACAAAGGCAAATACGATTCACCCCCGGACGCAGAGCGCCTTAAAAGAGTTGGGGGATAGTACACTTGAAGTGACCCTTTACACCAACCTGTTGGATCCTGATGTAAAAAGCGGGCTGCCGGAGTCGCGCAATATTTATTTAGACAAATGGGAACATTATGTACGTTTTAAACCGGATATACGGTTTAAATATGAATACTACTATAATGCATTGCCGGAGGATAGTTTTTTGTATAAGAAATTTCCGGGAAAAACGCTGAAACAGATATCCGGATTGGTGGCAAAACAGCTGCAGGTGGATCCGGGAATGTTTAAATCTCCCGAAGAAATGCGTAAGCAAACGGATCTTTCAGCAGTGGACTATCGCCTGGCGATGCAATTAAAATACAAAGGGCGGAGCACTTTTCTTTCTTTCCTGCCCACAGCTCCCGGAATAATGTTTGAAGAGGGATCGATAGAACCCAACCTGATCGCGGCGTTAAAGCGATTGACCGGCAGTAAAATACCGAAGGTGGCTTTTATAAGCGGTGAACTGGAACGCAATATTTATAAAAAAGGTGAGCGCGAATATGATAACCATGCTCTCGCAAGAAGGGCATTGCCGATAATAAAGCAGAACGCATTGATAAACCTGGGGTTTGATGTGGATACTCTCAACCTGGTGACCGGCAATATAACCGATGATATTACAACCATTGTACTGGCGGATCCAAAAAAGGATTTAGATCCTGTTGTGTTTAACAAACTCAAAACCTACATTAACAACGGCAGGAATATGCTGGTATTGGGTGAGCCCGGTAAACAATATGTATTAAATCCGCTGTTAAAAGAACTGGGTGTACAGTTAATGCCCGGTCAACTGGTGCAGCCCGGGCCAGATGAAACACCAGATAAGGTAGATGCGTATATGGAGCGGGCCTATTTCGATCTGGCAGAAGAATACTGGTTTCTTTTATGGCGGCATCTGATTGCGCACGATATTCATGACAGTACCGTAGTGAAATTGCAGGGTATTACCGGGGTTGCTCATGAAAAAAACAGTGATTTCTACTCAAGGCCTTTACTTGGAACCATGCCGGATAAAGCATGGTTGGCAGCCGGTAAACTGATCACAGATTCTGTTGCGCCGGTATTTGATCCGCAGCGGGGAGATACGAAACAAGGATCGTATCCTGTTGCGCTGCTGTTAACCCGGCAAAAGCAAAATAAAGAGCAGCGTATTGCCGTTTACGGGGATGCGGACGCTGCTAGTAACCTCCGGCTGAACGGGGATCTGATACGTTCGCTTTACAGCTGGCTGAACTATAACCGGTTTCCTGTTTATACACCCCTGCCCTATGCTAAAGACAATTTGGTTTTAAGAAAACCCGCCGGTGCAGCAATGCAGAAGATTATTTACATATGGGCGCTGCCGGGAATGTTGCTGATAGCAGGCACCATACTACTGGTGAGAAGAAAAAGGAAATAGATCCGCAAGTGAAAGTGAGCTGAAATCACCCGGGTACCGTTTCTGATGATCCAAAAATAAAATGTATAATTCTGATGAGAATCCTGTTTAAAATAGCAAAAAATGAGCTGCGCTATCTGTTTTATTCACCCATTGCATGGTTTGTTATACTCGTTTTTTTGATAGAATGCGCAGTCTTATATACAAGCCCTTTATATGATGTTGCCAATTCGCAGGATATCATGTTAAAGAACAGCCCGGGCTTTGAAGGTTTTAAAGCACCACCGCTGACCATAAGATTGTTCATGGAGGTCTTTCAAAATGTCATCAGTAATTTGTATTTGTTCATCCCTGTGCTTACCATGGGGCTCATCAGCCGGGAGCAGAGCAGCGGATCGGCTAAATTGCTATATTCTTCACCTGTCCCCCTTCGCCAGGTGGTATTGGGAAAATACCTTGGTATTGTACTGTACAATTTGCTATTGGTAGCTATTTTGTTCATTTTTATGATTGCGGGAATGCTTGATATCCGGCATGTCGATTACGGAATGCTTTTGTCTGCTGCTTTAGGCTTTTATTTGTTGGTGTGTGCATATGCTGCTATTGGTCTTTTTATGTCGGCCCTGAGCACGTACCAGATCATCTCCGCGCTTGGTACCTTCATTGTAATTTTTGCACTCAGCCGTATCGGAGGGCTTTGGCAACGGTATGATGTTGTAAGGGACCTGACCTGGTTTCTTTCCCTGCAAAACCGGACGCTGAAAATGCTCGGAGGGCTAATCGTAAGCAAAGATGTTGTGTATTTTCTTATGGTCTCGGGAATGTTTGTTGCGTTCACATTAATAAAACTAAGAGCGTCCAGGGAAGTGAAGCCGTGGTACATAAGGGTTGGGCGGTATTGTGCCGTTATGGCGGTGACTCTCATTCTGGGTTATATCAGTTCGCGGCCGCTGTTGACCGGATATTGGGATACAACGGCGACCAAACGGAATACGATCCCCAAAGAGGTGCAACAGCTCATCAAAAATATGGGCGACAGTACGCTGGAGGTGACCCTTTACACTAATCTGTTGGATAATACGGTAACCGCGGGCTTGCCTGAGTCGCGAAATGCCGGTTATCTGACGGAAATGTGGGAACCTTATCTCCGGTTTAAACCGGAGATAAAGTTCAGCTACAGGTATTATTATGATAATGATGCGAAAGCCACTGACAGTACCTTGTACAAGGCTTATCCGGGAAAAGATCTTAAATATATAGCCGGTGAAAATGCGGAGCTGTTTGATTATGATCTGTCTTTTTTTCGGTCTCCGGAGAAGATGCGCCGGGTAGTCGATCTGAGGCCGGAAGGGTTCCGGCTGGTAATGCAGTTGAAATATAAGGGACGTACTGAATTTTTACGCACGTTTAATGATCCTTTTTTCTGGCCGGATCTGACCAATGTTTCGGCGGCATTTAAACGGCTGCTCGAACCGGAAAAGATACCCAAGGTCTATTTTGTGAGCGGACAGCTGGAACGCAGCATTTACAAAAAAGGAGAAAGGGAATATGCACTTCATACTGCTTCCAGATTGGGCCGGGCGGCATTGGTCAACATCGGGTATGATGTAGATACATTGAACCTGACAACACAGGATATCCCGGATACTATTACATTGCTGGCACTTGCTGATCCCAAAATAGCGTTAAGTACTTTCACTCAGGAAAAACTGAAGCAGTACATCAGTGCAGGTGGTAATCTGCTGTTATTTGCGGAACCGGGTAAACAGCAGGTGCTCAACCCCATTCTTCAGCAACTGGGCGTCCGGTTAATGCAGGGGCAATTGGTAGAGCCGACCTACGATGAAACACCTGATAAAATAATACCTTACGAGACCCTGGCTGGCCAAAACAAGCTTGTTAATGATGCATCCCGGATCGCAAAAAGCAGTGCGGCAACGGAAAAGATAGGGGAGAGTGACTCGGCGAAAGTTTTATTAATAGGCGTTGCGGCTATTGACCGGATGAAGGATGGGCCTTTTACTGTTACGCCTTTACTGAAGACCGTTCCGGACCGGGTATGGCTCAAAGCCGGCAATTTAATTATTGATTCCACACTCCCTCCACCGGATCCCGCGGCGGGAGATCTGAAACAAAAATCCTTCGATGCTGCTGTTTTGCTAACACGACAAACCGGAAATAATGAACAACGGATCGCGCTGTATGGGGATGCTGATTTTGCCGGTAATCAGAGAGGTGCAGGTCCTTTTTCTGTTTACAGCTGGATGGACCACCACGAATTTCCCGTGTCTTTTACAAGAATAGCACCGAGGGATCTCTTCCTGAGGATCAATGCAGCCGGTGCAGCTGCGCAACGCATAGTATTTGTATGGCTGTTGCCGGCCCTGGTGCTGCTAGCGGCAATAGTTTTGTTGGTAAGGCGGAAAAGGAAGTAGCCTTTTTTCCGGAGAACGGAAAGGCGATAGGATGTTTTTTAAGTAATGATTAATTGATTCAATGATATTACGCACTGATGAACAAACGATGAAAGACCTGGGCATGTTTGGCAAACATGATGGGAGTGGCATCTATGATATCTATAACCGCTCTCATACGCGGGGAGGAGAAGCATTGCTGGAACAATTGTTTCGCAACCCGTTGTCCGATAAGGAAGCCATTAACCGGCGCAGCGGGATTATAGAAAAGCTCGCCGCTTCGGGGATCGCCTTTCCTTTTAATGTGTCGCTTTTTGATATGGCAGAAAAATACCTGGCTCATGGAGCGCCTGATGCGACTAAAAATACAGAGGGCACTTTGGGGGAGAAGGAGTTGCAAAATGGTGTCAACGCGGTGATCGGGCTGATCCGGCAGACAAGGGCCTTTATTGACCGTGATGACGTCAGAGCGATCGGACCTTATACAGAGGAGCGGGAAAAAATGGAGGGGCTCCTGTCTGATCCTGTTTTTGAACCGGTATTGAAATCCCCCGACCGGGAAAAATTATCTTATGGAGCTGTAACGGCTTATGATGCTCTATTCCGGCTGACTGAGCGGGCACGGGTTGAAGAACTGTTGAAGCATATTTATTACCTGGATGTATGTATTTCGGTGGCCGGTGCGGCAAGTGAAAGAAAATTTGTTTTCCCCAGGGCATTGGATAAGGGTGTGTGCGAGTTAAGGCTGGAAGGCGTTTATCATCCGTCTCTGAAGGCACCGGTGGGCAATAATATTATCATGAACGTCAGCCGCAATGTGATTTTTTTAACCGGTGCCAACATGGCCGGGAAATCGACATTCCTGCGTTCTTTAAGTACGGCGTTGTACCTGGCACATATGGGCTTTCCTGTAGCCGCAGAGGCAATGGAATTTTCAGTACTGGATGGCATTTATACAACTGTCAATCTCCCGGATAACCTGGGTATAGGTGCCAGTCATTTTTATGCAGAAGTATTAAGGGTTAAGAAAATGGCCACGGAGTTAAGCAGTGGAAAATCATTCTTCATTTTGTTTGATGAGTTGTTCCGGGGTACAAATGTAAAGGATGCCCTTGAGGCTACGGTGGCGGTGATCAATGGCTTTGCGACGAGAAATAATAGTCTCTTCATTGTTTCCTCCCATATTGTTGAAGCCGGGCCGGCGCTGGAAACAAAAAAGAATATAGATTTCCTTTACCTGCCTACCCGTATGAACGGTTATACACCGGAATATACTTATAAACTGGAACAGGGAATTACGGACGACCGGCACGGAATGGTCATTATACGTAATGAAGGAATACTTGATCTGCTAAAGAATGGGAAAAAAGAGGAATAAAAAAACAGGGAAAGCAGTTAAAAACAACAATAATGCCTTTTGAAATAGATAAACAGACATTGGAAGAACTGAACCTGCTGGGCAAATTCCGGCAGGGGTCGGTGTATCATCTGTTCAACCTTACCCGGACACGTGGAGGTGAACAGCTGCTTGATAGAATGTTTCGCGAATTGTTGAGTGATGAAGCTGCTATTAATAAGCGCAGCAGTATTTTTCAGTTTTTCAGGAAGGTGAATATTGCTTTTCCGTTTGACGTAAAAAAAGTAGCGCAGATGCGGGAGTACCTGGATTCCGGTGCTCCTAAAAATACGGTGGTTGCATTAGCGGGAATAGTGCTCAAAAAATGTCTTTCAGCAGTGACAAGAGATGAACGGTACCGGAAAATTGTGCAGGGATTGCAGGCAACAATTATCACGCTGGGCAAATGCCGTCTTCTTGTAAACACCCTTGAGGCAGCTGCATCGCCTTATGCCGGGCGCCTGAAAGCGATACGGGAAGTGCTGGACGATAAAAGTGTGCACCAATTGTACAATATTGATATTTATCAGTCTATCCCGTTAAAAACATTGGCATACTATGATCATCTGTTAAAAAACAGGCTGCATAAAGAGATAGCAGATATCCTGTCTTTTATTTATGAGACGGACGTTTACATTGCCGTGAATGAAGTAGCATCAGCCAGGGGGTTTGGTTATGCAACAGCACTCCCGGCGGTAATGAATGTCCTGGAGGCTGCGGAGCTTTCTCATCCCTGTCTGGAAAAAGCCGTAGGCAACAACTTAAGCATGTTGAGTGAAAGCAACGTGTTGTTTTTGACCGGAGCTAATATGGCAGGAAAATCCACCTTGATGAAAGCTATTGGTATTAATCTCTACCTGGCGCACATGGGCTTTCCTGTCGCTGCCGATAGTATGAAATTCTCTATCCGGGAAGGTATTTACTCATCCATTAATGTAGCCGACAATATAGGGTTGGGGTACAGTCATTTTTATGCTGAAGTCGTGCGGGTAAAGCAGGCCGCAATAGCGGCCGCCGGTGGTAAACGACTGCTTCTGATGTTTGATGAATTGTTTAAGGGAACCAATGTAAAAGATGCTTATGACGGCACATTGGCGGTAACGGAAGGGTTTTCTGATTACCGGCAATGCCTGTTCGTGGTATCTACGCATATCATAGAAGTAGGTGAAGCGTTAAGAGATCTTGCAAACATTCAATTTGTATACATGCCAACGATCATGGATGGCATACGTCCCCATTACACTTACCGGTTGCAGCAGGGAATTACAGAGGACCGGCAGGGAATGCTGATTATTAAAAATGAAGGTATTCTGGAGTTGCTGCATTCATCCAAAACTACCAGGGCTTAAAAAAATTGATGGAGTTGCCTCAGGGCAAAAAACAGTAATAGAAATGAAATTATTCGCAGCACTACTAACGGTAATGATTGTTTTGTCAACGGGGCAGTTGTTGGCACAGCCTAATACTACGGATCTTTACATGGATTATCAAAAATATTTCAGTGAGGTATTGCAGCTGCCGGTCTTTCAGAAAGCACAAACTGCCAGGGTCGCAGAAGAAATACGGGACAGCGCTGTGCTAATAAAAGAAGAAAGGCCGGTTGCCGCCATTATCCCAGTAAAGCAACGAAGCAAACAATTGGATGGAGCATCCATTTTTTCTTCCAGACGCAATAGCGTATTTATATTGGGAAAGTTGCTGAAGCGCAAGCCGGGTGCAGGTGTGGACTTTGATCTTACGGGCACCGCTTTTGCAGTTACGGAAGACGGAGTATGTGCTACCAATTATCATGTTTTAAAGGAACTGCTTGTGAAAGGAGCAACAAACGATAGCGTTTATTTTGTTTTAACAGCAGATAAGAACATCTACTTCATTGACAAGATACTGGCGTATTCACAGAATAATGATGTGGCTTTATTTAAAGTGCAGACCAACGGAAAAAAAATGATACCGATACCTTTTGGAGGGCCTGCGCCGGTGGGAACTACGGTGTATTGCCTGTCCAATCCGGTTGGGTTTTTTTACTATTTCAGTCGTGGTATGGTGGCAAGAAATATCATTGTACCGGCACAACAGGCTGCAGCGGGATATAACCCTGCCGGCAAACCGCCCTTAAGGATGGAAATCACGGCCGATTATGGTGTTGGGTCCAGCGGAGGGCCTATTCTTGATCAATTTGGAAACATGGTGGGGATGGTCTCTTCTACTATTCCGCTGGGAAGCCCGTCTTCCGGAGCAGCAACAGGGCATCAGCAGATGGTAGTTAAAGATGCCATTCCGGTAGTGGCGATAAGAGAACTGTTAAAAGAGTGATGATTTCAGTAATCCGGTTCCTTTTTATAAATTCAAAACGGTTAATGATGTTGTGTGTTCTCTTTCAAGTGGGACAAAATCAGTAGCAGCCCGGAACGTATGAACACTGCCAGTGGCACAAAAAAGAAATCTCAGCCACCATTTTTCATATATAGTATTATTCTGACAGGTCGCAGAAATTCAGCAAATCTCCGATAATTTGGTTAGATAATTGTTCAATAAGGAGAGCAGAAAATTAAGCAGCTGCATTTTAAAATGTAGCTGCTTTTTATTTGAGACATGTACATGGCCCGCCGAATACGGTCAGAGGTATCTGGGATAATATCAGTGTTTTCTCCTTGACGGGGTGATCCGGCTGGATAAAAAAAAAACCGGGAGCTATTGCTAAGTGCTTTACAGCAACAGGCAATCGCGTTCCTGGAACCCGTTGTGCCTAGTGAACCTGCCGCAATCCCGTCTGCACCATTCACTAATATGCTAAAGACTGTAAAGGGCTCAGTAAACAATACCAAGCGTTTTATCCAGCAACAATGCACCCGTGCCGGTATTCCATTTGAACTGTTTACCCCAAAAACAGGTAATGAAAACCCGAATCAATAAAACCCGGGAAAACAAGTTCTATTACTTAAGTAAGCTTTTGACCTTGAGCTAATTAAATGTTTAAAATACTGAGGGCTCCAGATATTCGGTACTTCCGATCCCAGTATAAACCAGATGATAAACGGCATTAGAATGCATCTGACGTATTTTAAATGTATATTTATTTCTCTTTAGTTTTAGAATTTCAAAACACTAATACTACATTTGATCCAGATAAATGAAGAAATCCCTTCCAAAATTCCGCGTAGCAGTTGTGACCGCGACAATCAAATGGATATTCGCCTGCAATGGACAGACAAAGATATATGGACTATAGTGATCAAAGATGCGAAAGAGTTGACAGTAATTGATAGGAATAGTGATGGAAAGGAAACAAAAGCTTCAGCTACACCAGTAAATCCTGGTGCATTGAAAAAACTTGTATCAGCCAATAAGAAGAAATTAGATAGGTTTTTTTCTTCTGCTACGCAAAAAAGGGTACCTGGCATTTTACATTAAGGCAATCCAAGGGCTTAATAAGCAGTGTCTGTTGAGAGTTTATAAACCACTAAAGGATCTTGACGAGTAGAAATGGCTAGCTACATAGATTAACAATTTCAAATGAATCCCTGTGGAGAAGAGCCCGGCATATATATTGAAACGAGAAACAGCAGACGGTGCAGACTGCAAATTTATCCAGCAAATGGTCTTAGAAAATGACCAAAACAAGCAAAGGAAGATATATCAAGAAACAATCTTTTATTCACAATAGATAGCATCAAGGTAGCGTACCTGAATTAGTTAGCTTTTTTTCGGAGAGTGGTTACGTAATCAAAATAACAGGAGTGTAAAAAATGCATATATCCTCCAAATCAAATTATGATGTAGTTGTAATTGGTGCGGGCGTTGGTGGCCTTACAGCCGCGTCATTGCTCAGTAAAGCGGGACTTTCGGTTTGTGTATTGGAAAAAGAGCCACATGCCGGTGGTTATCTGGCTGGATTTTGCAGGAAAGGATTCCGTTTTGATACGGCTATTCATTGGTTAAACCA includes:
- a CDS encoding ABC transporter ATP-binding protein, producing the protein MSILRTNNLAHKYTSTWAIRDIDITIEDTGIIGLLGSNGAGKSTTMNIICGVLNQTEGEVYINDIDLRKEPENAKKEIGFLPQTPPLYTDLTIDEYLTYSAQLRLMEKNKIRPAVEEVKERCGIAHFSSRLIKNLSGGYRQRVGIAQAIIHKPKLVVMDEPTNGLDPNQLIEARKLIKEIAREHTVLLSSHILSEISILCRDIIMIEAGRIVFADSMDAFNNYVQEKAILMRLEHMPPREEVLKIPGVTQIEFVTDKQIKVHFDGLQEEVTEALITASVAGGWRLKEISIDKGLLDEVFKQLSGQASL
- a CDS encoding ABC transporter permease subunit; the protein is MKLIVNIAKNELRNLVFSPVAWFLAITFLVMCGFFYTAIMYPSAKQAFFMLNNMPKWTEAGTVSMTVAVFQSFFFGILPHIYLFIPLLTMGIINREVNNGTIKLLYAAPVTLWQIVWGKYLALMVFNLLFILIIGIFVISGFSDIRSLDYPPLLAALSGYYLLLCALTAIGFFMSSLTTHQVVAAIASFTVLFILSRIGMLWQQYELVRDLTWFLSINNRIEWMLKGLIRSKDVMYYLVIIFMFVGFTLLKLSAGRGARPWYVKASRYLVVVVAGLLIGYTASRPRFMGYWDLTATKANTIHPRTQSALKELGDSTLEVTLYTNLLDPDVKSGLPESRNIYLDKWEHYVRFKPDIRFKYEYYYNALPEDSFLYKKFPGKTLKQISGLVAKQLQVDPGMFKSPEEMRKQTDLSAVDYRLAMQLKYKGRSTFLSFLPTAPGIMFEEGSIEPNLIAALKRLTGSKIPKVAFISGELERNIYKKGEREYDNHALARRALPIIKQNALINLGFDVDTLNLVTGNITDDITTIVLADPKKDLDPVVFNKLKTYINNGRNMLVLGEPGKQYVLNPLLKELGVQLMPGQLVQPGPDETPDKVDAYMERAYFDLAEEYWFLLWRHLIAHDIHDSTVVKLQGITGVAHEKNSDFYSRPLLGTMPDKAWLAAGKLITDSVAPVFDPQRGDTKQGSYPVALLLTRQKQNKEQRIAVYGDADAASNLRLNGDLIRSLYSWLNYNRFPVYTPLPYAKDNLVLRKPAGAAMQKIIYIWALPGMLLIAGTILLVRRKRK
- a CDS encoding Gldg family protein — translated: MRILFKIAKNELRYLFYSPIAWFVILVFLIECAVLYTSPLYDVANSQDIMLKNSPGFEGFKAPPLTIRLFMEVFQNVISNLYLFIPVLTMGLISREQSSGSAKLLYSSPVPLRQVVLGKYLGIVLYNLLLVAILFIFMIAGMLDIRHVDYGMLLSAALGFYLLVCAYAAIGLFMSALSTYQIISALGTFIVIFALSRIGGLWQRYDVVRDLTWFLSLQNRTLKMLGGLIVSKDVVYFLMVSGMFVAFTLIKLRASREVKPWYIRVGRYCAVMAVTLILGYISSRPLLTGYWDTTATKRNTIPKEVQQLIKNMGDSTLEVTLYTNLLDNTVTAGLPESRNAGYLTEMWEPYLRFKPEIKFSYRYYYDNDAKATDSTLYKAYPGKDLKYIAGENAELFDYDLSFFRSPEKMRRVVDLRPEGFRLVMQLKYKGRTEFLRTFNDPFFWPDLTNVSAAFKRLLEPEKIPKVYFVSGQLERSIYKKGEREYALHTASRLGRAALVNIGYDVDTLNLTTQDIPDTITLLALADPKIALSTFTQEKLKQYISAGGNLLLFAEPGKQQVLNPILQQLGVRLMQGQLVEPTYDETPDKIIPYETLAGQNKLVNDASRIAKSSAATEKIGESDSAKVLLIGVAAIDRMKDGPFTVTPLLKTVPDRVWLKAGNLIIDSTLPPPDPAAGDLKQKSFDAAVLLTRQTGNNEQRIALYGDADFAGNQRGAGPFSVYSWMDHHEFPVSFTRIAPRDLFLRINAAGAAAQRIVFVWLLPALVLLAAIVLLVRRKRK
- a CDS encoding MutS-related protein; this translates as MILRTDEQTMKDLGMFGKHDGSGIYDIYNRSHTRGGEALLEQLFRNPLSDKEAINRRSGIIEKLAASGIAFPFNVSLFDMAEKYLAHGAPDATKNTEGTLGEKELQNGVNAVIGLIRQTRAFIDRDDVRAIGPYTEEREKMEGLLSDPVFEPVLKSPDREKLSYGAVTAYDALFRLTERARVEELLKHIYYLDVCISVAGAASERKFVFPRALDKGVCELRLEGVYHPSLKAPVGNNIIMNVSRNVIFLTGANMAGKSTFLRSLSTALYLAHMGFPVAAEAMEFSVLDGIYTTVNLPDNLGIGASHFYAEVLRVKKMATELSSGKSFFILFDELFRGTNVKDALEATVAVINGFATRNNSLFIVSSHIVEAGPALETKKNIDFLYLPTRMNGYTPEYTYKLEQGITDDRHGMVIIRNEGILDLLKNGKKEE
- a CDS encoding MutS-related protein, which translates into the protein MPFEIDKQTLEELNLLGKFRQGSVYHLFNLTRTRGGEQLLDRMFRELLSDEAAINKRSSIFQFFRKVNIAFPFDVKKVAQMREYLDSGAPKNTVVALAGIVLKKCLSAVTRDERYRKIVQGLQATIITLGKCRLLVNTLEAAASPYAGRLKAIREVLDDKSVHQLYNIDIYQSIPLKTLAYYDHLLKNRLHKEIADILSFIYETDVYIAVNEVASARGFGYATALPAVMNVLEAAELSHPCLEKAVGNNLSMLSESNVLFLTGANMAGKSTLMKAIGINLYLAHMGFPVAADSMKFSIREGIYSSINVADNIGLGYSHFYAEVVRVKQAAIAAAGGKRLLLMFDELFKGTNVKDAYDGTLAVTEGFSDYRQCLFVVSTHIIEVGEALRDLANIQFVYMPTIMDGIRPHYTYRLQQGITEDRQGMLIIKNEGILELLHSSKTTRA
- a CDS encoding S1 family peptidase, which translates into the protein MKLFAALLTVMIVLSTGQLLAQPNTTDLYMDYQKYFSEVLQLPVFQKAQTARVAEEIRDSAVLIKEERPVAAIIPVKQRSKQLDGASIFSSRRNSVFILGKLLKRKPGAGVDFDLTGTAFAVTEDGVCATNYHVLKELLVKGATNDSVYFVLTADKNIYFIDKILAYSQNNDVALFKVQTNGKKMIPIPFGGPAPVGTTVYCLSNPVGFFYYFSRGMVARNIIVPAQQAAAGYNPAGKPPLRMEITADYGVGSSGGPILDQFGNMVGMVSSTIPLGSPSSGAATGHQQMVVKDAIPVVAIRELLKE